ATGATTTTTGCTTCCGGCACCGCTTCAGTTCGGCCTCCAAAAGGATTGACGATCGCAGCCAGCATTTGTGGTGCTATCGAGTCTCTGACAAGGGCGCTAGCCGTCGAACTGAGTCCACTTCGTGTCAACGCCATACGTTTCGGATTCATGCGCACTGAGTTATGGGACAATATTCCTGAAGAAGAACGAAACACCATGTACGAGACTGTCGGGAAATCCCTCCCCGTTGGCCGAGTGGGCGAACCCGAGGACGCGGCCGAAGCGTTTCTCTATTTAATGCGTGAGAAATACTCAACCGGTCAGGTCATCGTCGTAGATGGCGGTTCTTCGCTGGTATGACAACGAATCCATTCAGCTTTCATCGGCGAAATGCCCTCTTATCGAGGGCATTTTCCATGTCGGTCATCCCCCCTTATGATATGGCTCACTGGGTTGTCTGTAACAACAGCACTTGAAAAAAAGAGTCTCCGGTTTGGAGAGCCGTGCAAAATACTCTCTATCTTGAAAAGAGACGTTCTCTTTTGGAAATTTTCGGTCCGTAGAACCTAAAAAATGGAGGCTACCTCATGCTGAGGTGGCCTCCATTTTGGCTTGGAGTTTTATCATTCGCTTTACATTTACTGTAAAGGCAGTTAATATGGCTTGGATTTGCATACGAAAGAGACCACGGTACTTGGCCCTGGTTAATCCATGATACCTTTTTAACTCAGCATTTTTATGTTCAATAATCGGTCTACGACGGATACGCTCTTGGAACACTTCGCTGTTCTCAAATTCGATATGCTCCTTGTAATGTTCCGCCATAATCCTGAAGGAATAGGTCTTGTTCTTTGCACCCGGTTTTAAACAGCCTTCTTTCAGCGGACATGCTGTGCATTTGTGTATATCAAAGTAGAACACGAGAGAACGACTATCGCCACTTTTTTTGCTGCCTTGCACAGCTTTACGGACACTGTTTTGTCCTGCCGGACAAATAACAAAATCTGCATCTTTGTTGTATGTAAAACCCTCTTGCCTTGATCCGCCATTATGGACGACAGGGTTTAAAGGAACTACGGGTTGAATCTTTTTAGATTTCATTTCAGCTAAGTTGTCTTTACCTGAATATGCAGTGTCAGCAATGATTTCATGGACTTCTATTCCTGTGGATATCGTTTGACTTAGAAGCTCTTTGAATTGCTTTCCATCATCCGAACTTCCCCCAGTAACTTCTACAGCCGTAATGATCTCTTCCTCCGTCATGGCGATATGTTCTTTGTAACCAAAAAAAGATTTCGTATAGCTTTTCCATCCAAAGCGTGCGTCTGGATCAATAGCCGACAGAATCCCTTTTTGGGAAAGAAGGCGCTCGTCTTCTACAATCCTCTTGGCGATCTGAAGTTTTTCTGAGATAGAACCCTCATGATCAGGTATTAGCGTCTCGACAGCTTCTCCCAGCTCCGCTAAGTAATGTAGCATGACTTTTTCCGCATTTTCCTGTTCTTTCTTTATCACTGGCATCCGAGGAAGTTTCTTTTCAAGTTTGGAATGCTTTTTTACAACGACACGAAATAGACGTTTTGCCGCATCTCGTAAAACGCCAAGTGGCTTTTGTTTTTGCGAAGCTGCCAATGTATGAGTAGAATCCATGATAATCGTCTTCGACTTGACGAGTCCTTTCTCGATGCACTGGCGCACAACTGATCGAAGCACCTCATCCACACCCGCTGCTCCCAATCGATGGTTACGAAATCGGGATAATTGAGAAGGGGCTGGTAGCGTGTCTTCTGGATTAAGGCCAATAAACCACTTGTAAGCAAGATTCACCTGAGCTTCTTGAATCATGCGCTCATCCGAAAGATTGTACAGAACTTGCAAGAATAACAAACGAAACAGAAGCTCTGGCTCGTTGGCAGGTCTACCGTAATATTCACAGTACGAAGAACGAACCAGATCATGAATGAACGTGAAGTCGACGACTTCATTTATTTTACACAATGGATGATCTCCTGGAATGAGTTTGTATAATTCGGCATGGAAGGACGCCGTCAATTGTTTGGCAGGCTGTAGCACTAGTCCCAGCTTCTTTCGTTTTATGTTTATTATACAACGAGACCCAGTACCTAACGGTACTGGATCAGTCTTTTTACATATTATAGGAGTCGTTTTGCACGGCTCTCGGTTTGGAGACCTCTTTTCGCTTCCCATACTTTTCTCGGGTCCAATTATTCGCTTCTCAAAATGTGCTCGATTCGCTTTTCCGGCACGACCCAAATCGCGGCAACGAGTACGTAAAAGAAGCCGGATACCCATGGACCCACATACGCGGTCAATATCGCGAGCAAATAGAGAACAGGCGATATTTTCACCTTCCAGTCTCTGCCCATTGACTTCACGAATGCAGAATCTCCAGAATGCTGGCTAATGATTGCGAGCTGAAGCATTCTGTAAGAAATCGCTGCAAGCAGAAGGATAATCCCGTACAATGCCATCGGAGTGGGCGCAAACTGGCTTTCCCCCATCCACGCGGTCGTGAATGGAATAAGGGATAGCCAGAAGAGCAATTTCAAATTCAGCCACATGAGCCGCCCGTTCATTGTGCGAACCATATGCAGCAGATGATGATGGTTGTTCCAGTAAATGCCGACATAAACGAAACTGAAGATATAACTAAGAACTTTTGGGCCTAGTTCGATTAACGAATGCCAATCGTGGCCTTCTGGTACTTTGAATTCCAGTACCATAATCGTAATGATAATTGCCAGCACGCCATCGCTAAACGCTTCCATCCGGTTTGCTCTCATTTGGTGATCACCTATTTCCCGCTTCTCGCGCTGAATTGATCGAATAGATATCCATAGTTTATTCTAACTTTTCTTCATACTGTCAAGCACAACCTTTCCCTCATTCGGGATCGTTTTAATGGACCTAATGGATTCATTTATTATGGGAACTAGAACATTTACATATTATGTATCTCTTTTGCCAAAATATATCTATTGATGTAAGATTGTAGAATAAACGTATAAGTGAGAAATTTGTCGATGGAGGTAATAGAATGTCATTTTCTGGCACATTTACGAATTGGCTTAAAAACACACAAGCATCCTTGCGAGACCAGGTAAAGAAGTTTCAGAATCGTGACTTCATGGATGCAGTCGTTGCCGGATGCGCATTGGTTGCCGCCGCTGATGGACACATTGAATCCTCTGAAAAGCAAAAGATGGCCTCTTATATCAATCGAAGTGAAGAATTGAAAGTTTTTGATATGAACGATGTAATTAGCCGCTTCAACCATTTTGTCAGTGGATTTGAATTTGACCACGGCGTCGGGAAGATGGAAGCACTCAAGGCAATCGGCAAATTAAAAAATAACCCAGAAGCAGCGCGAATTCTTATCGGCGTCTGTTGCGCAATCGGTGCCGCTGACGGTGACTTTGACGAAAAAGAGAAAATAATCGTTCGGGAAATCTGCCAGACCGTTAATTTGAATCCAGCTGATTTCCAGTTGTAACAAGCGAGATTGCCTCGGGCCAAGGGGGCAGTCTTGTTTTTTATCAATGGCGAGTTGGGATGAAGAGGGGAGCCGTTTCTTTTATGAGGCATTTTGATTACTTGCTCGAGAACGAAAAAGAAGAATTATTCAGTGTACACCCCCTTCCTATCAATCGAAACACCGAGAAGGAAGTGCTAGCCCACGCGTTGGGAGCTACACTCTACATGCCCGCCATACGAACCACCATCTCTCATGATGTAATGACGCAAAAGCACGAGGGCTTGGTCTCCATGGTCATCTGCCTGGAAGACGCTATCGGCGATCATGAGGTTACTGAGGCAGAGCAATCGCTGATTCGGCAGGTCCGTGATATTTCCAGCCGTCTACGAAACGGCTTGATCCAGCAGGACGATATACCGATCATGTTCGTGCGTGTCCGGGATGTCCACCAAATGAACCGGCTTGTGGAAGAACTGCAAGAAGATTTGATCAGCCTGACTGGGTTTGTGTTCCCGAAGTTTACGAGCCGCAACGCTGAGGAGTATCTGGAAGCGCTGCAATCGTGCAACCGATACGTTCCTTTCCCTGTGTACGGCATGCCGATTCTGGAGTCCGCCGACATTATTTACAGAGAATCCCGAACAGCCGAGCTGCTCTCGATCAAAAAAATTTTGGACAAATACCGGCACCTCGTCCTGAACGTGCGCATGGGAGCAACCGATTTTTCCAGCCTGTTCGGATTGCGCCGTGGACCGGATGTGTCTATTTATGAGATTTCCACGATTCGCGATTGCATTGGCGACATTGTGAACATGTTTACACGACAGGGCAGTGAATACGTCGTATCTGGTCCAGTCTGGGAGTATTTCAGCAACGGTGAAAGGTTGCTCAAACCACAGCTCCGCCAGTCTCCGTTTGAACAAAAGCTGGGCGGCGCATCAGGGCGCAGACTTCGCCAGCAATTGTTGAATCAATGGCAAGATGGGCTGATCAAAGAAGTCTTGCTGGACAAGGAAAACGGCCTGACCGGCAAAACGATCATCCACCCAAGCCATATCAAAATTGTCCACTCACTTGCCGTGATTACACGTGAAGAGTACGAGGACGCCAGGGCAATCCTGCAAAGCCAAACAAACGGAGTAACGAAAAGTCACTACGCTAACAAAATGAACGAAATCAAGCCACATACGAGCTGGGCGAAAAAAATAATGATCAAATCAAAAGTGTACGGGGTGTTCCATGAGCATAACAACTTTATCAACCTGCTCGCTCGAACAGCAAATATCCAGTTTCAATATTCTCGGTGATTTGAATATCACCATCCACGTTCGACAAAATCCGTACCATCTTCCATTGGAAGCGCTATTCCAAATGGCTGCCCGAATCAATAAGAAACGAAGCTTCCTGTTTGTCAGCAAGGTTCTGGGAAAGCATTTGCCCGTGCGGCCGTCAGCGTCTGTGCTAAGCGGTATGGCATTGGCGGCACGTCTCCTTGAAGAGTTTTATTCTCATGAAGTCAGTGATCTTCCAGAGATCGTGCAAGGTATCATTCAGCAGGAGAAGAGCGAAGAGATTCTTCACAAACTGCTGCAACATCCCCTCGAATTACCCGAGCCCTTGTTATTCATCGGATTTGCCGAGACTGCCACTGCACTTGGACACAGCATGTTCAGCGCTTTTGGCACCAAGGCAGAATACATCCATACAACAAGAGAACTGATCAAAGAGGTTCCGTCAACAATTGATTTTGAAGAAGAGCATTCTCACGCAGTAGCCCATCACTTTTATCCATTGGATAAAAACTTGCTACATTCTGCGTGTCCGATCGTATTAGTAGATGATGAGATTACGACAGGGAAAACAGCGCTTAACATCATTCGCGAGATTCAGCAGCATTTTCCGAGAAAGCAATACATCGTTGCTTCCTTATTGGATTGGCGCTCGCCTGACGATCACCGCAAGTTTCTGGAGCTTGAAGCCGAGCTGGGTATCGAGATCACAGCCATCTCTCTAATTAAGGGAGAGATTGAGGTGAACGGCGTTCTTGACGAACAGCAGGCTGAGCAGACGAAGCCTGCCTTTGTCGAACCAGAAGCTGAGCCGACTGTCATCACGCTGGAGACCGCTGCGCTAACCAAACTGTCCTTTTCTTCCATCGATCAGACAGGCTTTGTGAATACCTTGCCGTATTTGCAGCAAACTGGACGCTTTGGCATGACTTCCGAGCAGCAGCTTCAATTGCATGACACACTTCGGGAGCAGGGCCAGTTTTTGCAGCAATATCGTAAGGGTACGACCTTGTGTATGGGAACAGGCGAGTTTATGTACGTGCCGATGATGATCGCCGCTTCTATGGGCGATGGGGTTTGGTATCAATCAACGACGAGAAGCCCGATTCATCCGGCAACAAAGGAAACATATGCCGTTCAAAATGCATTTGCGTACGAAAGTCCGGATGATCCCACTGTTCGCAACTTTATGTACAATATCCCGGAGCAACGGTATGACGAGCTGTTCCTGTTCCTTGAACGCGGGACAAGCGTGGAGCGGCTCAATAGTCTTTATGCGGCCTTGGCCCAACTGCCGATTCCGAACAAGTATCTCGTAATGTTTCGCTAACTGCAGAGAGGGGTAAACCGAATGGAGCAAGGCTCATTATACACAGCAGAACTCATGCAGCCGATTAAAATGGGGAGCTACCCTGCAGAGGATGTTACATTCCTGTTGAAAGAAATCAGCGGATTGATGGAAGAAACCAACACGGAGGACCGGGAAGAATTGATTCAGGCGGGGACACATTACTCCGAGATGCTGCCTGTTGAGTATCAGCCCTCCGCCGAGTACATCTCATTGTTTCATCAGGCCTTGCAGACGACAGCACGAAAAGTGGCGCTTGCGTCAGGAGTAGTGGCTGAATCCATCCTTGCACGCAAAGGCAAGGGGGTTGTGCTTGCCTCGCTTGCAAGAGCAGGAACGCCGATCGGTGTTTTGATCCGCCGCTATTTGAGACAAATTCACCAGCTGGATACGCCGCATTACAGCATCTCCATCATTCGCGGCAAAGGTATTGACGAGAATGCCCTGCGCTATATTCTTGAGCATCATCAGGGCAAAGGAATTCAGTTCGTAGATGGTTGGACAGGCAAGGGCGCTATTACATCGGTCTTGCACGAGTCGATCTCCCGCTTTAACCAGAAATTCCATACGCGGCTTGATGCCGATTTGGCTGTTCTCGCTGACCCAGGGCATTGCGTGCAGACGTTTGGCACTCGCGAAGATTTTTTGATCCCGAGCGCTTGCCTGAACTCGACCGTGTCCGGTTTGATCAGTCGTACCGTGCACCGTGACGACCTCATTGCGGCTGGTGAATTTCACGGAGCCAAATTTTATCGGGAATGGGCTGACGAAGATGTTTCCAACCTGTTCGTCAATACGATTTCGGCGTATTTTACGGATATTGCCGACGAGGCAAAGGTAAAAGCAGCTGAATTGATCAGCCACGAGGACGACCACGTGCCGACCTGGAAGGGAATGCGCGATATTGGGCGGATTCAGCAAGAGCTGCAAATTGATGATGTGAATCTAATTAAACCGGGAGTTGGCGAAACGACACGCGTGCTTTTGCGCAGAGTCCCCTGGAAAATTCTTGTCGATTCAGTCGAAAACCCTAACCTTGCTCATATCATCATGCTTGCCAAGGATCGTGGTGTATTAGTGGAGGAACGTTCGGATATGAGCTATTCCTGCTGTGGTATTATCCGATCGATGGGAGGGGAAAAACAATGATTTTTGCAAGTGACCTAGACCAGACCCTCCTATACGGGAAACGATTTCTCACGGACGAAATGCAGTCGTTTCAGGTAGTCGAAGTGCTTGAAGGCGAACCAATCTCGCACATGTCTGACAGGGCAATCGAACTTCTTCATGAAGTCCATCAAAAGTCTCTGTTTATACCCGTGACAACAAGAACGATTGAGCAGTATCAGCGAATTTTGATTTTCCAGAATGAGCTTTTACCTCGCTATGCAATTACCAGCAACGGCGGCAATGTAATCCGTGACGGACGAATAGACGAGCAGTGGAGTCGTCAGGTACATAGCCGAATGGTCAACGAATGCGCGCCGTTTCCCGACATGCTGGCCGGTTTCGCCCAGATTAGCAATGACAGTTGGGTGATTCGGGAGAGAATGGCAGAGGATCTGTTCTTCTACAGCATCATTGATCGAGAAAAAATGCCTGTCGACGAGCTGCGCGACTTCGAGCGCTGGGTGGCGCAACAAAACTGGAGCATGTCCATTCAGGGCCGAAAGCTCTACCTCGTGCCCCAGGCGGTCAACAAGCGCGATGCGACCTTGTACGTGTGCGAGCTGGAGCAGGATGAGCAGCTGATCGCAGCTGGTGATTCGCTACTGGACCTTCCTCTGCTGGAAGCAGCGCAACTGGCGATCGTTCCGCCGCATGGGGAGATTTATCAGATTCGTAACCATGGTGGCGCTGTGGGCAACTTCCACTTTACGCAGGCGTCGGGAATCAGCGCTGCAGAAGAGATTTTGCAAACCGTTCTGTCATGGTATCACCAACTGGTCAAAGCAACATAAAACGAGTGGAGAACTTGCGGCACTTTGATCCTGAGAAATGAAAAAACACTCCCGCTCATAAAAAGACACAAAACTGATGTAATTTGTTGTTTTTTGCAAAAAAATGTAGATTTTATTGGATAGCAATGGAATAATCGAATTGTAATCTGCAAAATACTGGGGTATAGCCCGGACAGAGTAGGAGGGTGACATGTCAGTTATCAGTTTGCAAAAAGGGCAAAAAATTGACCTGACCAAAGGAAATGCCGGCTTGAGCAAAGTGCTGGTTGGACTTGGCTGGGACCCGGTAAAAAAATCCGGCGGACTACTTGGTGGACTGTTTGGTGGTGGACAAGCCAACATCGATTGCGATGCGTCCGTAATCATGCTGAACGAAAATGGAAAATTTACAAAAGAAACAAATCTCGTCTATTTCGGAAATAAGCGAAGCGGTTGCGGAAGCGTCAATCACTCGGGGGACAATCTTACCGGTGAAGGGGAAGGCGACGATGAGCAGATATCTGTCGAGCTTTCACGTGTCCCTTCCGATGTTCACAAGCTGATTTTCGTGGTCAATATCTACGATTGTGTCAGTCGCCGTCAGGATTTCGGAATGATTGGCAACGCATATATCCGCATCATGAATCCATCTTCTCGTCAGGAACTGTGCAAGTTCAATCTGACGGAGAATTACTCAGGGAAAACCTCACTGATCGTGGGTGAACTGTATCGCCACTCAGGTGAATGGAAATTTGCTGCTATTGGTGAAGGAACAACCGATACGTCGATTTCCCAGCTGGTCAGACGCTACACATAGCACCTATCAGATTATCCTTACTACAATAAAAAATCCAAACTTCGGGAGGAATAACACATGGCAGTATCTTTGCAAAAAGGACAAAAGGTTGATTTGACAAAAACGAACCCTGGCTTGACCCAAATCAAGGTAGGTCTTGGCTGGGATACCAACAAGTATGATGGCGGCGGCGAATTCGACCTGGATGTGTCCGTATTCCTGCTGAACGACCAAGGCAAAGTGGAAGACGACAAACATTTCGTATTTTTCAACAATCCATCCAGCCCTGACGGCTCCGTTGTTCACTCCGGTGACAACCGCACTGGTGATGGCGACGGTGATGACGAAGTGATCGAAATCGACTTGTCCAAAGTTTCCGCGAATATCCAAAAGGTTGCTTTCACCATCACGATCTACGATGCGGCTACCCGCAACCAAAACTTTGGTCAGGTTTCCAATGCGTATGCGCGTGTACTGAGCGCAGGCACTGGCGAAGAACTCATTCGCTACGACCTTGGAGAAGATTTCTCCGTTGAAACCGCTGTTGTAGTTGGCGAACTGTATCGTCACGGCAGTGAGTGGAAATTCAGCGCAATCGGATCAGGCTACAAAGAC
The window above is part of the Brevibacillus brevis NBRC 100599 genome. Proteins encoded here:
- a CDS encoding HAD family hydrolase, whose protein sequence is MIFASDLDQTLLYGKRFLTDEMQSFQVVEVLEGEPISHMSDRAIELLHEVHQKSLFIPVTTRTIEQYQRILIFQNELLPRYAITSNGGNVIRDGRIDEQWSRQVHSRMVNECAPFPDMLAGFAQISNDSWVIRERMAEDLFFYSIIDREKMPVDELRDFERWVAQQNWSMSIQGRKLYLVPQAVNKRDATLYVCELEQDEQLIAAGDSLLDLPLLEAAQLAIVPPHGEIYQIRNHGGAVGNFHFTQASGISAAEEILQTVLSWYHQLVKAT
- a CDS encoding IS1182-like element ISBbr1 family transposase, with protein sequence MLQPAKQLTASFHAELYKLIPGDHPLCKINEVVDFTFIHDLVRSSYCEYYGRPANEPELLFRLLFLQVLYNLSDERMIQEAQVNLAYKWFIGLNPEDTLPAPSQLSRFRNHRLGAAGVDEVLRSVVRQCIEKGLVKSKTIIMDSTHTLAASQKQKPLGVLRDAAKRLFRVVVKKHSKLEKKLPRMPVIKKEQENAEKVMLHYLAELGEAVETLIPDHEGSISEKLQIAKRIVEDERLLSQKGILSAIDPDARFGWKSYTKSFFGYKEHIAMTEEEIITAVEVTGGSSDDGKQFKELLSQTISTGIEVHEIIADTAYSGKDNLAEMKSKKIQPVVPLNPVVHNGGSRQEGFTYNKDADFVICPAGQNSVRKAVQGSKKSGDSRSLVFYFDIHKCTACPLKEGCLKPGAKNKTYSFRIMAEHYKEHIEFENSEVFQERIRRRPIIEHKNAELKRYHGLTRAKYRGLFRMQIQAILTAFTVNVKRMIKLQAKMEATSA
- a CDS encoding tellurite resistance TerB family protein, giving the protein MSFSGTFTNWLKNTQASLRDQVKKFQNRDFMDAVVAGCALVAAADGHIESSEKQKMASYINRSEELKVFDMNDVISRFNHFVSGFEFDHGVGKMEALKAIGKLKNNPEAARILIGVCCAIGAADGDFDEKEKIIVREICQTVNLNPADFQL
- a CDS encoding phosphoribosyltransferase family protein → MSITTLSTCSLEQQISSFNILGDLNITIHVRQNPYHLPLEALFQMAARINKKRSFLFVSKVLGKHLPVRPSASVLSGMALAARLLEEFYSHEVSDLPEIVQGIIQQEKSEEILHKLLQHPLELPEPLLFIGFAETATALGHSMFSAFGTKAEYIHTTRELIKEVPSTIDFEEEHSHAVAHHFYPLDKNLLHSACPIVLVDDEITTGKTALNIIREIQQHFPRKQYIVASLLDWRSPDDHRKFLELEAELGIEITAISLIKGEIEVNGVLDEQQAEQTKPAFVEPEAEPTVITLETAALTKLSFSSIDQTGFVNTLPYLQQTGRFGMTSEQQLQLHDTLREQGQFLQQYRKGTTLCMGTGEFMYVPMMIAASMGDGVWYQSTTRSPIHPATKETYAVQNAFAYESPDDPTVRNFMYNIPEQRYDELFLFLERGTSVERLNSLYAALAQLPIPNKYLVMFR
- a CDS encoding TerD family protein → MSVISLQKGQKIDLTKGNAGLSKVLVGLGWDPVKKSGGLLGGLFGGGQANIDCDASVIMLNENGKFTKETNLVYFGNKRSGCGSVNHSGDNLTGEGEGDDEQISVELSRVPSDVHKLIFVVNIYDCVSRRQDFGMIGNAYIRIMNPSSRQELCKFNLTENYSGKTSLIVGELYRHSGEWKFAAIGEGTTDTSISQLVRRYT
- a CDS encoding TerD family protein; translation: MAVSLQKGQKVDLTKTNPGLTQIKVGLGWDTNKYDGGGEFDLDVSVFLLNDQGKVEDDKHFVFFNNPSSPDGSVVHSGDNRTGDGDGDDEVIEIDLSKVSANIQKVAFTITIYDAATRNQNFGQVSNAYARVLSAGTGEELIRYDLGEDFSVETAVVVGELYRHGSEWKFSAIGSGYKDGLAGLARDFGVNIG
- a CDS encoding HpcH/HpaI aldolase/citrate lyase family protein — protein: MRHFDYLLENEKEELFSVHPLPINRNTEKEVLAHALGATLYMPAIRTTISHDVMTQKHEGLVSMVICLEDAIGDHEVTEAEQSLIRQVRDISSRLRNGLIQQDDIPIMFVRVRDVHQMNRLVEELQEDLISLTGFVFPKFTSRNAEEYLEALQSCNRYVPFPVYGMPILESADIIYRESRTAELLSIKKILDKYRHLVLNVRMGATDFSSLFGLRRGPDVSIYEISTIRDCIGDIVNMFTRQGSEYVVSGPVWEYFSNGERLLKPQLRQSPFEQKLGGASGRRLRQQLLNQWQDGLIKEVLLDKENGLTGKTIIHPSHIKIVHSLAVITREEYEDARAILQSQTNGVTKSHYANKMNEIKPHTSWAKKIMIKSKVYGVFHEHNNFINLLARTANIQFQYSR
- a CDS encoding cysteine protease StiP family protein, with amino-acid sequence MEQGSLYTAELMQPIKMGSYPAEDVTFLLKEISGLMEETNTEDREELIQAGTHYSEMLPVEYQPSAEYISLFHQALQTTARKVALASGVVAESILARKGKGVVLASLARAGTPIGVLIRRYLRQIHQLDTPHYSISIIRGKGIDENALRYILEHHQGKGIQFVDGWTGKGAITSVLHESISRFNQKFHTRLDADLAVLADPGHCVQTFGTREDFLIPSACLNSTVSGLISRTVHRDDLIAAGEFHGAKFYREWADEDVSNLFVNTISAYFTDIADEAKVKAAELISHEDDHVPTWKGMRDIGRIQQELQIDDVNLIKPGVGETTRVLLRRVPWKILVDSVENPNLAHIIMLAKDRGVLVEERSDMSYSCCGIIRSMGGEKQ
- a CDS encoding TMEM175 family protein, which encodes MRANRMEAFSDGVLAIIITIMVLEFKVPEGHDWHSLIELGPKVLSYIFSFVYVGIYWNNHHHLLHMVRTMNGRLMWLNLKLLFWLSLIPFTTAWMGESQFAPTPMALYGIILLLAAISYRMLQLAIISQHSGDSAFVKSMGRDWKVKISPVLYLLAILTAYVGPWVSGFFYVLVAAIWVVPEKRIEHILRSE